The following is a genomic window from Pseudomonadota bacterium.
ACAGGGGTATCTTCGAAAATGCTGTGGAAGGCATATTCCAGACCACACCTGATGGATGCTTCATCAGTGTCAATCCTGCCCTTGCCAGGATGATGAGATTTGATTCACCTGACCAGATGATGAAAACCTTCACCGATATTGCAAGGCATCAATATGTGATTCCTGAAGAACGGATGAGATACAGGAAGCTTCTTGAAGAAAATGGTTTTGTAAGAGGTTTTGAGGCACAGGTATATCGTAAGGGTGGCGATAAATGCTGGATTTCTATAAGCGCCCGGGCTGTTCTTGATAAATCGGGGAGGTTAGACCATTACGAAGGAACAATAGTTGATATAACAAACCGAAAAGAGGCTGAAGTTGCGATTCAAAAGGCATACCAGACAACCCGTTCCATCATTGAAAATGCGCCGTTCGGGGTTTATGTCGTCAACGAGGAGGGCTTTATTGAGTATGCTAACATCCCGATGAGCAGGATATCAGGCATCAACATAGAACAATTTAGCACCATCAATGTCCTGAATCTCCCAACCTATCTGAACCTGGGGATTGCAGAAAAAATCAAATCCACCTTAAATGGGACTCCCTTTTCAACAGAACCTTTTGAATACGCCTCACATTTCAGCAATAAAACAACGTCCCGGAAATATACCGGCATCCCGATCGAGGAGGCAGGTAAACGAAAAGCACTTATATTTGTTGAGGATTTGACAGAGTTAAAGAGGGCAGAGGAACAACTGAAGAAAGAACGGGCAACCTTCTTCTCTATCCTCGAAAACTCCCCTGACGGTGTCATGCTTGTTGGGAGCCATGGAAGATTTGATTATGTCAACCCTGAATTTACGCATATTACGGGTTACACAATTGAAGATGTACCCGATGGAAAACAGTGGTTTCAGAAGGCCTATCCTGATTCCGCATACAGGAAGTTTGTTATTGATGAATGGAAGAAGGATACGCTATTAGGAAGAAGAGGAAAGAGTTTAGGATTCAAGGTTGTATGCAAGGATGGACAGGTAAAGGACATGGAGTTTAAAACAACTCATCTGGAGGATGGGAGTGCAGTAACGGTAATTTCTGATGTTACCGAATTAAGGGAAGCCGAAAGGGCGCGGCGTGAAAGCGAAGAGAAGTTTCGTTCCCTTTTTGAAAGCTCACGGGATGCAATCTATATTGCCACAGGGAAAGGCAGTTTTATAGATGTAAATCCGGCGTTTGTCGAACTATTTGGATATACAAAGGATGAAACCCTGAAACTCAATGCAAAAATCGCCTATTTGACAAATGAAGACCGTGAAAGATTAAAACAGGTGATTAAAGAGATTGATTTTATAAGGGATTTTGAAATTAGACTAAAAAAAAGGGATCAGACGGTCATGGACTGTCTTTTAACTATCACATGTAAAAGGGACGAAAAAGGGAAGATTACTCAATACCAGGGGATAGTCCGTGATATCACGGAGCGAAAGAGGACAGAAGAGGCAATCAGACACATGGCGTTCCATGATGCCCTGACTGGCCTTCCCAACCGTTCATTGTTTAATGACCGTCTTATTATGGCAATAGTCCACGCTGAACGCTTTGACGAGAAGGTTGCAGTTATGATGCTTGACCTGGATAGGTTTAAAGATGTGAACGACACATTTGGCCATAGTGTAGGGGATCTATTATTACAGGGTATTGCAGAAAAACTTACCAGGCAGATACGGAAAGGTGATACAGTCGCACGGATGGGCGGTGATGAGTTTATGTTGATTTTTGCAGACCTTAAGCAGACAGACGATGTTAACACCATTACAGAAAAGATACTTGAAGATTTTCAGGCCCCTGTTACCATTAATAATCATATTATATCTATCACGACAAGTATCGGCATTGCCGTCTACCCTGACCATGGCGGGGATATAGACACCCTTGTAAAGAATGCAGACATTGCGATGTATAGCGTTAAGCAGACAGGAAGGAATGGATATAAGTATTATAGTGAAAAGGCAGTGAATAGTGAATAGTAAAAACAGGAAGATAAATGATGGAAGATAAGGGTCTCTTGCAAAACTCGTATATTCGTACGTTTTGTCATTCCCGTGAAAACGGGTATCTTCACTTGCAAAGCCCTGGCCAAGACCGACTTCGCATAGTTTAGCAGGGCAGGCAACATCCAGTAAATTCAATTAGTTTTGGACTCCCACTTTCGTGGGAGTGACGGTTTTTTTTGACTATCCACTATTCACTAACGACTATTCACTGTTCCGGTTACACGTCGCTATTCCTCACCCCGGATGGACGCCACGCAGGAGAAATAACCCCGGGGCCTTCTTCCCGGATCTTTATTGACGCAAATGTGATTGTATGTTCACCGAACTTGTCGTTGACGGTATCAACGGCCTTTGCAAGGGCGGCCTTCTTCTCCCGATCCGTTTCTTGAAAGAGAAGCATCTGGTCACCATCTTTTCCGAGACACGAGAGAGAAATGCCGAGAAGCCGTACGCTCTTGCGGAGGTGCATTCCATCAAGGATGGCGACTGCAGAGCGGTAGATTTCGCCGGTATCGTTCGTATAGACAGGCAGGGTGATCTGCTTCGTAAAGGTTTTGAAATCCGCATATCTGACTGTGAGGGTAATCTTCCTGCCTTTATGACCATAGTGTCTTGCCCTCCGTCCGACCTTTTCGCTCAGCCGGAGAAGGCAGTTCGTGATTTCCTCCCGTTGCCATATGTCTTTCGGGAGAGTAATACTGTGGCCTATAGATTTCGGTTCAGGAGGCGCTATCTCTAATGGCCGCTCCAACTTTCCGTTACCCATGGCCTTGAGGCGTTCTCCGATAATGCCGAACTTTTTTGTCAGAAGAGAAAGAGGCGCTCTCCCCAGCGCACCGCACGTTGTGATGTCCATGGCACGTAGTTTCTCCTCGGTATGAGATCCGATACCCCATAGCTTTTTCACCGGAAGCGTCTCAAAAACAGATGGCACGATATCCTCGCCTATCCACTTGAAACCATCGGGTTTTGCAAGGTCGCTGGCCAGCTTGGCGATAAGAACATTTGACCCCATGCCCACCGTGCAGGTAATTCCCAGCTCGTTCTTTACCGTATCCTTGATGGTACGGGCCAGATTCTCAGGGCCGTTCAAAAGGTGGTGTGAACCGGTGATGTCGAGGAAGACCTCATCAATGGAATAGATTTCGATATCCGGCGTGAACCGGAGGCAGATTTCTTCCAGCCTCATACAGACCTGAGTGTACTTCCTGTTGTCCCCTGTTACGAAGATGATATGCGGGCACAGCCTCTTCGCCTTGTAGATGGTCATGCCCGTTTTAATCCCGTATGCCCTTGCCTCGTATGAAGAGGTCGTTATGACCGTTCTCTCTCCGGCACCGGTTATGGCTATGGGTTTACCTCTCAGGGCAGGGTTGTCCCGTTGTTCTACGGAAGCAAAGAAAGCGTCCATGTCGACACATACGATTATCTTTGCCATGTGTAATTATACCAAAATTCTGAATGAAGAAACAACCTGGACAGCTTTTTACTGGAGTGATGGAGCATGAGTGGCAACTGAGATAGACTGAATTAATAATTTTCTTGAAGTGTTAAGACAAAGTTTGTGGTACTATAAGTGATCCATTTTAAAATTTAAAGGAGGAAGCAGGTATGAAAAGAATGAGTGTAGTAATAGCAGTATGTCTGGCAGTATTTGTTGTTTTTGCAGCAGGTACTTTGTTTTCACAGGATGCAGAGACCATGAAACTTGTCCGTGACAAAATCCGTATAGACAAGAAATTGTTGATTGCATCAAACATGGAGCTGACAGAAACTGAAGGTAAGGCCTTCTGGCCCATCTATGATACTTACCAGGATGATCTTGCCAAGTTGTCTGTACGTGGATTGAAACTGCTGGAGGATTATGCAAAGAATTACCAGGTCATGACGAATGATATCGCAAAGAAGATATTGGATGAACAAATGGCTATCGAATCAGAGAAGCTCAAACTTCGCCAGACCTACCTGCCCACATTCCGGAAGGCCCTGTCTGACATAAAGGTTGCCCGCTATTACCAGCTTGAGAATAAAATCCAGGCTGTTGTGAATTACGAGCTTGCCGATATGATCCCCCTTGTAAAGTAAGATTCGATAATTTTATTGCCATTTAGCTATTGAGCCTCTTGCAAAACTCGTATATTCGTACGTTTTGCAAGAGGCTCAATTATTTTGCAAGAGGTTCAATTATATGGAAATCACGATAAAGCACATAGGAATACACATAAACAAGGGAGACGAATCAGACGTAACAAATACTTACAGGGTCATAGACAATGGCAATGAGTTCATAATTACCTGCAGAACTCACAGACACGGAGGAAATCTTGGCCTGGCCGGACAAAAAGGAATCCTCTACACAGACCATGACAGCAACACGGTATGCAGGCAGGTGCTGGATATCGGCAGGGATTGCGGTCTGAAGATCGAAAGCGATGAACCGGTTGAAGGATTGTCTCCCTGGTCAATCCGCGGGGTGATACTTGCAGACCGGAACAAGGAAACAAGAGAGATTACATTAACAGCCGGTAGGCCGGAGAGTGGTAGCGACCAACCGGTGATGCTCATAGAAGGTCAGATTACAGACATGCATCAAGATTTATAATTGACGGCAGTAATTCTCGGTGAATCGTGTAAGTTTTTATTGAATTGCCTGTGGCTGGCGGTGGAGCCAATCCCAGACTGCATCATATTTTTTAAGGTAAATCTGTGTTTCTGCCGGAACCCTTGAAGACCAGTTTCCCCCGTATCTGTCCATGGCTCCCTTTGTCTTTCCTGATCCACAGTTGTATGCAGAGGCGAGGAACCTTCCCAGTGTTTGCGGGTCGTTCATGATTCGCTCTTTCCTCCCGTTGTTCAGAACACGCATATCAGCATCAAAAAGAAGAAATGAGGCCTTTGCAGCGTTTTCATGATCCTCCATACCCTGGATAAAATCTTTTTTTAATCCAGCCTGTGGGTATAGTTTTACAATTCTCTTATATGTGTCGGGGATAAACTGAAAGAGACCCCTTGCTCCGGCCTTTGATGCTGAGTAGCGATAAGCGCTCTGCTTGTTTGTCCCCATGATGACGAGCGTTTCATGGATAAGTTTTTTCGTTGTATATTTTCCGCTCTCAAATTTGAGAGGATCGATATGTTCGATAATGGCCAGTGTAAGAGAGACATCGTCTGCGATAAACTCATTGCACGACAAGGGTCTGACCTTTCTCTCAACAAGGTCATTTTTTGCCATGCCGAGGGTGTTTTTCAGGTATTCCAGTCCTGCCTTTCTCACTTCGGGAATATCCAGACCATCAGAATAGGGGGTATAGACGACTTCTTTAAATGTTGTCCCCTGACGTACCGGTCTTTTAATCGCCAGCACGACATGTTGCTCCGGGTATACGATGGTGAATTTTGTATTGACGCCGTTTGACTTACCACGCTCAACCACAACGCCTTCTGACTGCGCGCCGAGAGTCGGGTGGACCCTGACAACCTGAATGTCTCTGGTTTTTACGTTCTCAATGGCAAGTAGGATGGTGAATTCACCCAATTCGTTCTTCTCAACTGTTTTCGGTTTGTTCGCTTTTTTCCCTCTCCCGTCTTTTTTCCCTTTTACCGTCTTTTTCGATTTCACAACCTTTTTTGATTTCACAATCTTTCTCGATTTCACAACCTGGAAGCCGCACTGCTCTTTTTCAAGAAGTGCCTTTGCCCTGATTATGTCCTCAAAGATATTGAAATTTATCATGTCGTGCAATTCCGATGAGGAGGTAAATTCGATCGAGTCCTCTACGTTTACTTCCTCCACCTCGTCTTCGTTGGTTTCAGCCATGTAGGAAGAAGAGAGGAGGGGACGAAAAACGACAAAACAGAGTAATATGAGAAGAAAAAAGAAGAGTGATGTGCGGATGTTTTTTTTCAGGGGCTTCATGGTATTTTTCATTATCAGGGAAAGATCCCTTATTTTGGTGCTGTTGTCGTAACCTTTGGAGTTGGTACCGGTTGAGAATCATCAAGCGTTATAATATAGATTACCATGCAGAGAATCATCAGCGCGATGCCAATTAGAGTTATCCATTTTATATGCTTCTTCATTGTATCCCTCCGAATGACTATGGTACCCAAGATAGCATACGAAGCGAGGTAATTCCACCTTTTTCATAGGAAAAGTATCCAGTTAATTGCCACAACCTTTATTCTTAACAATTGACAAAGTGTGTGGTGGGCGTATAGAACTGTAGGTGAAGAAAAGAGGAGGATGACATGCGTGTACTGATCTTAAACGGGAGTGCCAGAAGGGAAAAAGGTGTAACGGGAAGATTGTTGAGAAGCATTGCAAAAGGACTTTCTGAAGGGGGAGCCCTTGTAACGCAATTTCAGATACAGGATTTGAAAATATCGCCCTGTACGGCATGCCTTTCATGTATGCATCGAAAAACCGGTGAATGTGCCTTGAAAGATGACATGAATCTGATTTACGAAGAACTGAAAACCTCCGATGTCCTGATATTGGCAACACCTGTCTACCTTGACGGCATGAGCGCCCAATTGAAGATGGTCATTGACCGGTGCATGTGTTGTATGGAGCCGTTCCTCACAAGAGACAGTTCCGGAAGGGTAAGGCATACGTACGCCTGGCGGATGCCGAAGAAAATGATGCTTATCTCCACAGCAGGCTTCGCCGAAACGGAAACCTTTAGTCCACTCATTGCAACCTTTCGTGCACAGGTTGCAAATTTCGGGTCGGAATCGATCGCTGAAGTTTGCATCCCTGGTACGATAGCCCTCCAGGTGGAACCGCAAACATTGAACCGTCATTTAGAATTGCTTGAGGAAGCGGGAGTGAACATCGCCAGAAATGGACAGTTAATGGCCGATATTATTGAGAAGTTGAACAGTCCGCCACTGAGTGTCGACCAATACCTTGCAATATCTGCCAAATATGAATCATGGTGCAGAAAACAGTTAGCCACGTATAGTCTATGATGGCAAAGTGGTATTAGTACCCCGGGCTTACCCGTGAGAATCTATGAGCCTTTCAATGCGGGATCTTACCTCATGCATCAACCGGACTTTTGCGGAACTCCCTTCTTTTGTTGTATATACCGGTTCACCTATTTTTATATGTACCTGCCCTTTTTTTCTCGGAACAAAACAGTCTCCCGGCTGCAATTTTCCCGTTCCACTGATGCCTACCGGTATTATGGGCACGCCGGTACGAAGCGCAAGGGAAAACGCCCCTTTTTTAAAAGGCAGAAGTTTGCCGTCTGTGCTCCATGTCCCTTCCGGGAATATGACGACATTCATACCGTCTTTTATTTTGCTGGCCGCCTCGTTCATCGCCTTCAGGCCTTTTCGCGGGCTTTCCCTGTCGAGGCTTATGTTTCTCCCGCTCTTTAACGCCCATCCGAGGAATGGCACAGAGAAGAGCTCTTTTTTGGCTATCCATTTAAAAGGCAGACGCAGGGATGAGAGGAGTGCAAATATATCAAGTGTGCTCTGGTGGTTGCACATGAATATATAAGGGGGTTCAGATATGTTCTCGAACCCCTCCTGATGAACTTTGATGCCGTATGCCTTGATATTGACGATTGCCCAAAACCGGCCTATTTTATTCACCTTCTCGCCTTTGCGATCAAAGGGATATAGAATAATGGCGACCATGGAAAGCGATATTGTAGTAGAAACAAGGATTAGAGTCGAAAAAACCCTTCTCATTTTACTGCCTTTTACATCTGGCTTTGTTTGTTCCATCTGGTTTTTTTATTTATTTTAGTCTAAGCAATTTTTTATGTCAACAGTATGTTGCAGGTGTGGCAAATCATCTATGCTATGTTATACTGTATGCAGCGTATCATGAAAAACTTTTTTGCCGCAGACAAGAGCGGACAAAGGATGGACGTTATTTTATATCGGCTGCCGACCTGGCACCCGATATACTCCATGCCCTCCGGGCAGAGTGAAAATTTAATATATTCGCCCGTAAGGGCTGAATATTTGATAGGCGGCATATGCCTGCCCTGTGAAACATGCTTTATATTTCACCGGGGTCGCCGGCTATCAAAAAGACTATTTATCGGCTCTTGTCCGCATTTGTCGAGCGCAAGCGGGCGGCAAAATATAGATTTCGATGAAATCATATGCGATTTTAGAGGTGCGAAGATGAAAAACAAACGGTATACGGTGCGTAAAAGCGCAGGGTCCAGGATGAAAGAGAGCGGAAAGTCCGTTGACGAGATTGTGAGGGAACTGAAAGAGGTTAATGCTCCGCGAAATGATTACAGAGAGCAGTCACTGCAGATCCATGGACTTATCTGTGCAAAGTGTGCAAGGGAATTTGACCATAAGGACAGGCATCTTCTGACTGTTCACCATAAGGATGGGAATCACAAGAATAATCCGCAGGATGGTTCTAACTGGGAAAACCTCTGCGTATACTGTCACGAAGATGAGCATAGCAGGGGGTTGCTCGGTGATTATTTCAGTGAAGGAAAATAGCCGGCAAGCGTTAAACCCGGATTTAGTATTAGAGTCACTATCGGTGTCGGATAATCCCTCGCAAACACGCTCATTCCGCTCCGGCGGCTCCATTCGCTCGCGTTCGGCTTCGGAACTTTTGCTTGACAGCAAAAGACCGAGCTTCCTTGCCTCACGACGGTTTGCTCCGGGATACCCCGACACCTT
Proteins encoded in this region:
- a CDS encoding flavodoxin family protein; translation: MRVLILNGSARREKGVTGRLLRSIAKGLSEGGALVTQFQIQDLKISPCTACLSCMHRKTGECALKDDMNLIYEELKTSDVLILATPVYLDGMSAQLKMVIDRCMCCMEPFLTRDSSGRVRHTYAWRMPKKMMLISTAGFAETETFSPLIATFRAQVANFGSESIAEVCIPGTIALQVEPQTLNRHLELLEEAGVNIARNGQLMADIIEKLNSPPLSVDQYLAISAKYESWCRKQLATYSL
- a CDS encoding transglycosylase SLT domain-containing protein gives rise to the protein MKNTMKPLKKNIRTSLFFFLLILLCFVVFRPLLSSSYMAETNEDEVEEVNVEDSIEFTSSSELHDMINFNIFEDIIRAKALLEKEQCGFQVVKSRKIVKSKKVVKSKKTVKGKKDGRGKKANKPKTVEKNELGEFTILLAIENVKTRDIQVVRVHPTLGAQSEGVVVERGKSNGVNTKFTIVYPEQHVVLAIKRPVRQGTTFKEVVYTPYSDGLDIPEVRKAGLEYLKNTLGMAKNDLVERKVRPLSCNEFIADDVSLTLAIIEHIDPLKFESGKYTTKKLIHETLVIMGTNKQSAYRYSASKAGARGLFQFIPDTYKRIVKLYPQAGLKKDFIQGMEDHENAAKASFLLFDADMRVLNNGRKERIMNDPQTLGRFLASAYNCGSGKTKGAMDRYGGNWSSRVPAETQIYLKKYDAVWDWLHRQPQAIQ
- the dinB gene encoding DNA polymerase IV; this encodes MAKIIVCVDMDAFFASVEQRDNPALRGKPIAITGAGERTVITTSSYEARAYGIKTGMTIYKAKRLCPHIIFVTGDNRKYTQVCMRLEEICLRFTPDIEIYSIDEVFLDITGSHHLLNGPENLARTIKDTVKNELGITCTVGMGSNVLIAKLASDLAKPDGFKWIGEDIVPSVFETLPVKKLWGIGSHTEEKLRAMDITTCGALGRAPLSLLTKKFGIIGERLKAMGNGKLERPLEIAPPEPKSIGHSITLPKDIWQREEITNCLLRLSEKVGRRARHYGHKGRKITLTVRYADFKTFTKQITLPVYTNDTGEIYRSAVAILDGMHLRKSVRLLGISLSCLGKDGDQMLLFQETDREKKAALAKAVDTVNDKFGEHTITFASIKIREEGPGVISPAWRPSGVRNSDV
- a CDS encoding lysophospholipid acyltransferase family protein; the protein is MEQTKPDVKGSKMRRVFSTLILVSTTISLSMVAIILYPFDRKGEKVNKIGRFWAIVNIKAYGIKVHQEGFENISEPPYIFMCNHQSTLDIFALLSSLRLPFKWIAKKELFSVPFLGWALKSGRNISLDRESPRKGLKAMNEAASKIKDGMNVVIFPEGTWSTDGKLLPFKKGAFSLALRTGVPIIPVGISGTGKLQPGDCFVPRKKGQVHIKIGEPVYTTKEGSSAKVRLMHEVRSRIERLIDSHG
- a CDS encoding PAS domain S-box protein, yielding RGIFENAVEGIFQTTPDGCFISVNPALARMMRFDSPDQMMKTFTDIARHQYVIPEERMRYRKLLEENGFVRGFEAQVYRKGGDKCWISISARAVLDKSGRLDHYEGTIVDITNRKEAEVAIQKAYQTTRSIIENAPFGVYVVNEEGFIEYANIPMSRISGINIEQFSTINVLNLPTYLNLGIAEKIKSTLNGTPFSTEPFEYASHFSNKTTSRKYTGIPIEEAGKRKALIFVEDLTELKRAEEQLKKERATFFSILENSPDGVMLVGSHGRFDYVNPEFTHITGYTIEDVPDGKQWFQKAYPDSAYRKFVIDEWKKDTLLGRRGKSLGFKVVCKDGQVKDMEFKTTHLEDGSAVTVISDVTELREAERARRESEEKFRSLFESSRDAIYIATGKGSFIDVNPAFVELFGYTKDETLKLNAKIAYLTNEDRERLKQVIKEIDFIRDFEIRLKKRDQTVMDCLLTITCKRDEKGKITQYQGIVRDITERKRTEEAIRHMAFHDALTGLPNRSLFNDRLIMAIVHAERFDEKVAVMMLDLDRFKDVNDTFGHSVGDLLLQGIAEKLTRQIRKGDTVARMGGDEFMLIFADLKQTDDVNTITEKILEDFQAPVTINNHIISITTSIGIAVYPDHGGDIDTLVKNADIAMYSVKQTGRNGYKYYSEKAVNSE
- a CDS encoding YajD family HNH nuclease, with protein sequence MKNKRYTVRKSAGSRMKESGKSVDEIVRELKEVNAPRNDYREQSLQIHGLICAKCAREFDHKDRHLLTVHHKDGNHKNNPQDGSNWENLCVYCHEDEHSRGLLGDYFSEGK